The following nucleotide sequence is from Trifolium pratense cultivar HEN17-A07 linkage group LG2, ARS_RC_1.1, whole genome shotgun sequence.
GAAATTCTCCCTGATttgcacaaaccatcaataagagTGTTGTAAGTTACCGTATCAGGAAACATATTTTTGAAATGCATTTCTTCAAAGAGATTGATGGCTTCATCCACCATTTTACTCTTACAGAACCCATTGTTCATAATATTGTAGCTCTTAACATTGGGCATCATTCCCCTTTGGACCATAGTGTTGAATATATATTTGGCCTTGCTCACTTCATTACGAAGGCAGAACCCATCCATTAAAGTACTATAAGTAACTACATCAGGTTTCATGCCTTGTTTCATCATCATAGCTAACACACTTTTAGCTTCATTCATCTTTTCTTCCTTACATAACGCATCGATCAATATATTAAAGGTATAAACATCTGGGTTGATGTTTTTAGATACCATTTTATTCAACAAAACAACTGCTTCTTTTAATTGACTCACAATACAAAAACCATAGATTAAGTGACAACAGTAGGCGAAATTCCCTTGATAACCATTTCAGAAAATAATTCACAAGCATCATCTACACCAAACACACATGTAACCCTTCTAATCCCATGGAGACATATCTCTTTAAGAAAACTGAGTCTCATGCTTAGTTTAGACAGACGATTCTCATAAGAACAAGgcattatttttaaattgtgtTGCTTACTGATAGAGTATTTTATGCATTCTAAACTTTTCACTGATCAAAATCcatatttgttttttcatttctttatgAGTCAGAACCATCAAGAAAAAGTTCAACAAATGAGTCCGACCGGGAACCGTTAGCCTAATCGAGCCTGAATCCAGATCAAGAAGTTCAGCAAATGAGTCCGACCGTTAACACAGTAACGGATCCACTAACCAACAACTAACATCAACGATGATCAACATCAACAATAAGTAGCTTCGGCCATTTCTCATTATAGTACTAAACCCTGGTGTGAGTGTATTAGAGAATATAGAATAATATAGCTAAGTGTGTATAAGAAGTTTCTAGGATATTAGTTTCTATTCATTCAGTTATATTATTCTATATTCTCTAATAGAGTGAAACCGGTGCAAAAGTTAAAATGTGAGGGGGCTCGGCTATATAGACTACATATAGTATACTGGGAGTGTAGATAAGACAACTGCTCAACTCATATTATATGAAGTTATGAACTACTaatgggcctaactcatccttacaaaaccggcttgtaatgTGAGgatggatataaatggtgggcaGCCCGATAGCGAAAACCTGATAACAtatggcccaacggatcgtggagaggctctgataccattttagaaatgagtattgggcctaactcaaccctacaaaaccgacttgtaaggtgagggttgtCCAAGCTATATAAACGTATATagctacacaggccatatctcttgacaatgtgggactaaatccaccacttcacacccaacacaatgaaggtgttggaggctgcaatgaaagcaactcaaatgccgcaattaggcggatgggggcggaccgcaatgaaggcggaatttccaacacaccccctcacgctcggGCCCaatgggcttgaagcgtggacgatgcgggaaCCCAAAaatagatctaggataggctctgataccatgtcagaatttgagaggcctatactTAACCACAAAAgttagcttgagagttgaggtttgcactacacttataaaggctatctgtAACGCCCTAAACTATTTACGCGCTATTTatcaaactaaaataaataaacggCAAATATTTAAAGCATCACATTCAATTAATCACATGAAACACGCCTgcataaatttatttcacaagcCGAGGAATTAGAAACCTGTCATAATCATCTAAAACATGTACttcaatatttatatttcacCATTATACTTAAAATAGTGTATCATCATAATAACTTAAGTAAGTTTAAGTACCAACATATCCATATCATGATCACATCATTCATGATATGAACAAAACAACATAAGTCTCGACAATAAAAGTCATAACATCAAAATATAACCATTTAGGTAATACAAGCTAGCGAGGTCCTAGACATAGTGGTATATACGTCAGAGCACTACTCTAGACTCGAGCTAAATATAAGCAACTGAGATGAAGTAGCATAGCTacactcctcaccaaaaagctaGATTCGAGCAACAAAGGGCACGCGACTACTCCTAGGATATAtgatcctcaacctgagtatctggacccccaaaggtccagcacaaacacaaaacagagGGTTAGATAACATAATCATAATTAGTGACTAATATATCGAATATCAGACACTAAATAACATAGAACAGTTGAATAAATTCAACTCATACAACTCACATATGTATTAAGAACATTTAAACATTCTCAAACATATTCATTTATTAAGTACTCAACAATTTGAGGaatacaaacatcaacaaataagGAAATacacaatgataagtatcattTAACAATTAAGAATATCACATAATTCCTAATTGATTCTAATGTCACATAGATATGATGTCACCTAGACATATctatatgcatgtggtaccaattcaTCATAATTTTGGATAACTTAATCCGAATGttttagatcatcgtctctaaaaCAACAGCAaactagatcatcgtctctagaaTACTCATCAATAGACACAACTTATGAATGCATGAATGTGCATATATCCATCATATGGTTTTATTTCAACATCAACATAAtacggataacataatccaaatattctaaatcatcgtctttAGAATATATCTCATCATAATAAATCATCAATTATTATCATCCATAATTCAGTCACAAGACACTAAGATTATACACCATCGTGAGTttaccaaattcaaattaattaaaacgCGAAAATTAATTTAAAGTTAAAGTAGTGCCAAATATAAGCAAACTCAATTAACTAAGAATAATTTCATAAAACGGACTCCGGAATCGAAATTTAGGCAAAAAAAACTGAGAAAAATAGATTCCGGGTGAATAAGTCAACAAAAGTCAAGGTCAACAGCCCACCAAAAGTCAGCAAAAGCTTTGCGACGACTAGCGACGGCCAGGTGCGTCGCTGCGCGCACTGTTCATCCTGCAGAATATATTTTCTGCACTTTTTATCCcaaaaacccattttttttcttccgaaATTCATCCCAAAAATCCCTGAAAATTCATAATCGTGATTCCTATGTTTATGGTGTAATTAAGACTACTCATAACATCTTGAAACATCAAAAGAACATCATCTAACTGATCTAAGTACCATTTATTCATAAACACATCAATATTTTCACCAATTTGGTGAAAACTCTCAAACAACAACACATCAAgaacatatttttttcatataaatttcATCTCTAATCATGAATAAACACATAAAGGAACATAATAAACACATTCCCATCAATTTCCACCCAAACCCTTATGAGATGAATGAGAGAAAGGGATGGAGAAAAGGGTTTTCTCCACTCTCAATGATTTCACTCTAAATCATGAAAACTAACCCCCATACCTTAGCTCAAGTTGAAatctttgttctttttcttgatTTTGTTCTATGCTTCTAGACCTTCCTCTCTCTTCTTTCCTCTTCTACgttcttcttgtttttatttttgacaacaatgaatttttgtttctatattttttttttatatatatactcaaGGTTACTATTTACTTTCTACACCCCCCTCTTTACTTATTTTTacttaacaattaattaatataactCAATAACATATTCTACTTAATAGCTATTCTAATTACTAACTTAGTTTAAGTTCTCAATTAAAATTCGATTATGATTATTAATCCCCCATAATAGAAATAAACACAATCAATCGTACAATTAAAATAATagcataataaaataattactaaTACTCTAAAATGGATGTTACACTATCTATGTCATAtatctagccaatgtgggacttctaacacacctcACGTCCAggactgaacaagctggaacgtggaatcaacaacaacgggtgccccaaatatgggaggtctccacaacaaacaacaaatggatctaggataggctctgatactaTGTCATAATttgagaggctctgataccatcttagaaatgagtattgggcctaactcaaccctacaaaaccggcttgtaaggtgagggttgcccaAGCTATATAAATGCTACAcgggccatatctcttagcaatgtgagaCTAAATCCACcacttcacacccaacacaatgaagatgttggaggctgcaatgaaggcaacccaaatgccgcaattaggcggatgTGGCCGGACCGTAATGAAGGCGGAATTTCCAGCACTAACAATGCTCACAAAAATAAATCTCCATGCATTAATAATGTTAAGTAACTATTTTCAACACAATATCTTATACCTTGAACCAGAAAGAGATTTTCACATATCACTATCAGAATCGATTGTTTACATTTAAACATGAAAAATGTGTTGCAAATTATGCTAACAATATCTTATACCTTGGAGCATTTTTTCCTATTTCATTTGTTGAATAGGGATATAAGAATGTCTCTTCCAACATATATCCAAATACATGCTTAATAATCTACTCTCTAGTTTTTCCAATCTGGGAATTTCCTTCAGCTGAATGAATACAAAGAAAACAATATGGTCTTTGCAAAGTAGTGAAAGAAGAAAGAGGATGCAGGTTCTGAATTTGTGGAAGctattaatatgaaaataacCGAAATCATCAAAATGTTCATATATAACTCAGAGAACAAGATATGAAAGTTATGAATTTGTGGAGAGATTTCAAAGCTATAAACATGAAGAAAACTTAAGGCGTTCATGTCATCATGGATGAGTAGTTGAGAAAATATCGGCATCATCGaaagatttcaaaaaagtcTAATCCATCCACCTTCTCTAATTTAGAGCTGTGCAAACTACTAGACAGATTAGATATTTGATACTGGAAGAAAAGATTGTAAGTGTTTTTTGGCTAATAGTGAGAAAGAAATGGAAGGTGTCAAAGCGCCAAATGTGGGGACCGAAGAAGAAAGTATCCACCTTACCTAAACGTAACCTGCAAAAATGAAGATCATGCTGAAAAAATCTGCTAGGTTGGGCTATAGATGTAGAGTTCTGAGCTTGAAATCAGCTTGGTTTTGGTGAAAAAGTTGTTCAATCCTGTCACAATCACAAGTTAAGCTGCAAACAGTGGCAATGTCACTACTAAATTAACACTGACTAGTGTAGAAAGTTACAAATTCAAAGATGACACAAAAAGGAAAGATGCAACATATATGTATACACAAACATGAAGTGGAAGGCACTTCCTTGGCTTCCCTTGCGGGACAGATTCAGGTGCAACAGCTTTTCACTTAGATTCTTACTTAATTAGTTGCGGTCTTAATTAGTTAAAACAATTTGATGCTAAAGTAACGTGCAAGTCTAACCCTTTATCTCAACCtccttttataatttcaattaaaaataacaagacATAAGGTGTTATATAAACTGAATGACTTGGGAGGAACTCATGTTTCTATAAGCAGAAGAATTTATTAAGATGTTAAGCACAAATAATACTCAACACAGTGAAAAGGTTGATACAATATGACAAATAGCTAAAAGCAGGGGAAACAAAGTCAGCCATAGTCTTGCACCTAAAACACTCAAAACAAGCAACCAAGTATGAACAATATTGCGGCCGCTTACACAACTCAAATCCACTAACTATTCTGATACAATAAACAAAACCAGATACAGACTACAAACACTCGCAATGTATTTTATGCAAAACTAAAATTATAGTTTAATTCACAATTCATATGAAAAGATTAATGCATTCATTAAAAGATAGAGCCATAGAGGGCCTTACACCATGCCTCTTTCAACATTCAAGTTTCTCTCTTTTATAACAATACGACAGACAGAGGGCCGTACACCATGCCTCTTTCTTGCATGAAGTCAAGATATCTGTTCACTTTCATGGTACATCACATAAAGGTCTTGGTTTGCAACCTATAAATCCATTACCAATCTGTCTATAAGTCAAGTGTAAAATAAAATGTACCTATCAATaatcattttatatattataccAATAAGCAAAAATCTGGTAAAGGTCAAAAGAAAACCGATTGCCAAAATTAATCATGTCAACCTAGGCAAGCATGGTTTGTTGACGATGTCCATTACCAGATAAAATCTATTAAAGTAGATAAAGCGGATCAATAGTACACCGAGATGAAAAAGGATAGTCATTTCAAGACTTCAAAAATAACCACTTTAATGGATACAATATCAAATTgaacaaaacaataaattacTTTGGTcaaaactaaactaaactaaactaaGGATCCTAGATCAAAGTCCATCTCTATGATTgtcataaaaattcaaaataatgtGTAACAAGTGTCATACCTGGTTTTGCTCTTAAAGTAGACCTCTAGCAATCACTTCACGTAGAAGTTTCTCTGCTTTATCATTCTCACCGCTTTCAAAGAGTGCACAAATCATTATTTCAAAAGTGACAGCATCGGGAAAGCAACCCTTATCTTCCATTTTTGACAACAAATCTAATGCTTCATCAAACAAGCCCTCGTTACAAAGTCCACAAATCATAGTGTTGTAAATTACCACATTTAGATTGTATCCTTTAGCCAAAAGATCATTAAAAACCTTTAGTGCATCATTAAGCCTCCCACCTTTGCAAAGTCCATCAATTAGGATACTGTACGTGTACAAATCTAGCATGATACCTTGGTCTTTAATTTTCTTGACTAATGCAATTGCCTTGTCAAGATGATGATTTCTGCACAAAGTGTGCAAGAAGGAATTGTAGGTGATTACATCGGGTTGTTGACCTCTGTCACTCATCTCATCAACAAGCTCCCAAGCATAGGAAATTCTCCCTGATttgcacaaaccatcaataagagTGCTGTAAGTTACCGTATCGGGAAAGATATTTTTGAAATGCATTTCTTCAAAGAGATTGATGGcttcatccaacattttactcTTACAGAACCCATTGATCATAATACTGTAGCTCTTAACATTGGGCATCATTCCCCTTTGGACCATAGTGTTGAATATATATTTGGCCTTGCTCACTTCATTACGAAGGCAGAACCCATCCATTAAAGTACTATAAGTAACTACATTAGGTTTCATGCGTTGTTTCATCATCACAGCTAAAATTCTTTTAGCttctttcatctttccctcTTTACAAAACGCATCGATCAATATATTAAAGGTATAAACATCTGGGTTGATGTTTTTCGATACCATTTCGTTCAACAAAACAATtgcttcttttaatttattcacAATACAAAAACCATAGATTAGAGCACTATAAGTGACAACAGTAGGCGAAATACCCTTGATAACCATTTCAGAAAATAATTGACAAGCATCATCTACAAGCTTATCTTTGCACATGCTATCAATGATTGTACTGTAAATTACCAAATCAGGCTTGACTGATCCTTTTTCGAGCCGTCTCAACAGTTGGAGGGCAGGTGTTGTATGTCCCATTTTACACAAGCCATTGATCAATGTCCCGTAACTAACATGGTTGAGCTGAAAACCCTTAGCGATAAGATCATCATGAAAGTACAATGCTTTCTGAATCTCATTATTAAGACAAAGGCCTTTTATAAGGGTTGTCAAGGTTACGATATTCGGCTGATAACCCATCTTAAGAATCTTTCCCAATAGAGAAAATGCATAAGTCATTTGACCAATGTGACAATAACAATTGATCAAAATGGTGATAGTGAAAATGTCAGACCTAATTCCATGGAATTCCATTTGTTGGGAAAGGGAAATAACAGTTGAGTAATTGTTCTTCATTTTAACAAGGGAACATAAAATCTTGGTAAATTCAATAATGGAAGGAGTATTACGCATTTGTAGCATTCGATTGAATGAGTAAATAGCATCATTAACATTGTGAGAGTGAGAGAATAACCTTAAAGTAAAGGGAAAAAAGGGTTTTGAAGGAAACCTTGTTAATCTCATAAACAGTGATGACATTTTCTTCTTGTTCGCAGTCGCAGTGTGAAGTTCAATTGCAGAAGAAAGATACCCACGAACTCAACGACGTCGTCTTAGACCAAGAGCAATGGTCATGTTGAATGTAATTTCAATTGCAAAAATCAGTCCAATGGGATGTTGAAATTAGTGTTGAAAATGGACGGATTCTGATATGGACCCTTGCCATaagtaggggtgtgcaaaaaaaaattttctaccccaacaatcttcattctaccccaacatattttttaaaatactcaATATGTCCttattaaaaattgatttagttttTTTGTCGTATTATATTGTTTTCATAGAATTTTCATCCAccaaaaaattgttcttttACCGGCacactttaaaaaagtgtttCAGTTTGCAATCGTTTTTACCGGCacactttaaaaaagtgttccgaTTTAAaattggggtagaaaaaaaatattcgtAACCTTAACCAAATCACTgaccaaaccatatccaaaattaataaccaaatccattttaaaaaaaaaccacaccaattcaatacaaaaaaaaccaattctaaaccatatccaattttttataattggtttaaaattggtttttaaattgaGGCCCAATAAGGAAAAAGCCTAAtagtttcttttaaaaaaaaaaacaaattttccaaattcaattaattatataatttaataaataaataattaataaggtgGGGGAGGAATTGGTCAACGCGgcggtcaacgccggaccaccggcggcCGGTACGACGGAGCTCCGGCAACGGACGGCGGTGGACGGCGATTTTCTGGATACCTCCGGTGGACTTCCGGTGATCGGCGTGGTGATTGGCGGCGGCGCTCCGGCGGCCGACCACCGTCAACCaccctttaatatttaattattttttatttaacaaaatttatttattttaaaaataattataaaaaacagatttttgatggttttattttttaaaaaaatctatattttaattattttgggcttaaaaaaatctgttttgttgggcttagtttgaaatatgtttgggcataaaaaaaattttatgaattgattataaaccaataattcataaaattaaagaaaaattatgttttttttataaacaataattattaaatatgttcttttaatcaattaaaaaaaaaattggcttaattattgtgaaaaaaaaagtttaaatatataggaattaaaagttataataatgctttttttaaaaaaataaaaaatacaataaaatttaagatgaatcggttataaataagtaacctattttttattataaaccggttataaattggttccgAACCGAATATAAACcatatccaaattagttttgcaaaataaccaatttttcattaaaatggttttggttctaaaccaaaaccataaatatggtttggtgtggtgtggtttttaaACCATGCCACAAGTGGTCCAAGATGGTCATTGATGCACAAAGAATATTTTACCAATGGATTGATCTTTAACCACAACAACATCATGCACTCTTCACATGTGATTTCTAACTCTACTTCTCTCTAATATCCCCTCTCTCACACAATATTAATAgtcaataatttattaattacgtaatatttttatttttttggtaagtaattaatatttttatataacagaatttttttattaaaaaaacaattaaaaatttaattttgtttcaatatttaataaaaaaatcatcctCTTGTTTCATCAAAGCAAAGTCCACCGGAGATAACTAGCTTGGACCTGGTCCGAATAGAACGttgacggtggttctgcaagtgcacagaatcgctaccaagtaataaagtgataagtttatcgttctccacaaggattgtgccaaaattactagtttcgcttaggaatatagatagttgtcttcgctttgtttgtttgaaaggtATCTTTGCGAATAATAGTAAATGACAGGAAAGTAAAGACTAAAATTAAATGACAGAAAAAGTAAATATTGTGTGTGTTATGACAcgaggtggttaagtgtggtcggatcctTCCTTTATtcctgcttggtggttattGATAAGCGACcgcttaggatcgtcttgaaaacaggtaaaagaggaacttgaccctaaccgcgacctgccggtagaaccaaagttatcaagatatagaggaacttgaccctaaccgcgacctgccggtagaaccaaagttatcaaataaagtgcgaccctaaccgcgacttgccggtagaaccaacactataaagttcttatctcaagaacaaaggaaaagttctcacaagaaaactctcaaattatattaaacttcAAGTTGTGCCTTGAgaagtacatgatagtcctatttatagcatatccttacatagtaggatttattgtccactatcattcattcattatagaccttagaaaattcccactatcttgcttataaattcccactagccactataatgacttagtgcaccactaggaagcatctagagagGCTAGAAGGAAgctaaaggtcatctaaaaaccttcttaataccaaaaacgaaaattgccataaaaataaagaaaattggacttaattgttgatttatttagtccaatattattagacacAAAATAGTCCAATGATGCTTCTCAAGATGtgaattgggcttcaagttgggctcaagcatcttcatccaatTGTAAGAAATTGAGCCAAGTTGGTTCAGCCTCCGAAGGATATCgatcttctttttctttgatcTTGATGACTAGACTTTGTAAGGCTTGATTCATCCTCATAGTCTTGGACCTAGTCATAGGACCTCCTATCTCATGCAAAGGATCTTTAGATGAGTCGGTTCCATCATTCTCTCCCTCTTCAAAAGGATTCGTCCTCGAATCTGATCCGTTACCTACATCAAACAAAGATAAGTCAGCTACATTAAAGGTGGCACTTATATTTTCATATTCACTTGGCAGATCCAGTTTGTAGGCATTATCATTGATCTTTTCAACAACTTGGAAAGGTCCATCTCCTCTTGGCTGCAATTTGGATTTTCTTTGATTTGGAAACCGTTCCTTCCTCATATGAACCCAAACCCAATCTCCAGGTTCAAAAGTAACTTTCACACGCCCCTTATTTGCTTGTCTTGCATATTGTTCATTCTTTTTCTCAATGTTGGCTCGAACCTGAGCATGTAACTCCCTAACAAAATCGGCCTTCTTCTTACCATCCAAATTAACAAACTCGTTAGTAGGCAAAGGTAAAATATCCAAAGGCGTCATAGGATTAAAACCATATACAATTTCAAAAGGAGAAAAAGAAGTAGTAGAATGGAATGTTCTATTATAAGCAAACTCAACATGTGGCAAACAATTCTCCCAATTTTTCAAATTCTTTTGAATGATAGAACGCAACAAGGCAGTAAGTGTTCTATTTACCACTTCGGTTTGTCCATCCGTTTGAGGATGTGCAACCGTAGAAAACAAGAGTTTTGTTCCTAACTTATTCCACAAGGTTCTCCAAAAATGACTTAGGAACTTCACATCTCTATCACTTACTATGGTTTTTGGCAACCCATGCAAGCGCACTACTTCTTTAAAGAAGAGATCAGCAATATGTGTTGCATCATTGGTTTTAGAACATGCAATGAAATGTGCCATTTTactaaacctatcaacaacAACGAATATACTATCCTTCCCAGCTTGAGAACGAGGTAGACCCAACACAAAATCCATTGAAACATCAGTCCAAGGTTGGCTAGGCACATGCAAAGGTGTATACAAACCATGAGGCATGATTTTAGACTTAGCTTGCTTACATGGAACACACTTAACACAAACAGATTGCACATCTTGCATCATTTTAGGCCAATAAAAATGCTCCTGCAAAATTTCTAAAGTCTTTTTAACACCAAAATGTCCCATTAACCCCCCTTCATGACTTTCCCTAACAAGCATTTCACGCAAAGAACAGACAGGCACacacaatttatttttcttaaacaaGTAACCATCATGCATGTAATAGTCTCCAAATGCATGTTTAGAACAAGACTCACATATATTTCCAAAGTCAGAATCATTAGAGTACAAGTCCTTTACAAATTCAAAACCAAGTAACTTTGTTTGCAAAGAAGTAAGTAGTGCATACCTTCTGGAAAAAGCATCAGCCACTACATTTTCCTTACCATCCTTGTACTTGATCACATAAGGAAACATCTCAATGAATTCCAACCACTTGGCATGTCTCTTTTGGAGCTTACCTTGAGATTTTAGAAACTTCAAGCTTTGATGGTCAGTGTGTATGACGAATTCCCTTGTCCATAAGTAGTGTTGCCAAATTTGCAAAGCTCTCACTAAAGCATACAATTCTTTGTCATAAGTGGAATAATTCAATGCTGCTCCATTAAGCTTTTCACTAAAGAATGCAATTGGTTTAGAATCCTGCATTAAAACAGCCCCTATTCCAACACCAGAAGCATCACATTGTATTTCAAATGCTTTATCAAAATTAGGTAAACAAAGTAAAGGAGCATTAGTCAACCTAtctttcaataaattaaaagcTTTTTCATGCACATCAGACCACTTGAACACAACATTCTTTTTGACTAATTCAGTCAAAGGTGCAGCAATAGAACTAAAGTCCTTTACAAACCTTCTATAAAAACCTGCTAAACCATGAAAACTCCTTACTTCACCAGCATTCTTAGGAACAGGCCATTCCCTAATTGCCTTTACCTTCTCCTCATCCACACTTACTCCCTTAGAGCTTATAACAAAACCCAAAAACACAACAGATTCAAGACAAAATGAACACTTTTTAAGATTTGCAtacaatttattttctctcaaaaCCTTAAGAACAGCT
It contains:
- the LOC123910271 gene encoding pentatricopeptide repeat-containing protein At1g62590-like codes for the protein MSSLFMRLTRFPSKPFFPFTLRLFSHSHNVNDAIYSFNRMLQMRNTPSIIEFTKILCSLVKMKNNYSTVISLSQQMEFHGIRSDIFTITILINCYCHIGQMTYAFSLLGKILKMGYQPNIVTLTTLIKGLCLNNEIQKALYFHDDLIAKGFQLNHVSYGTLINGLCKMGHTTPALQLLRRLEKGSVKPDLVIYSTIIDSMCKDKLVDDACQLFSEMVIKGISPTVVTYSALIYGFCIVNKLKEAIVLLNEMVSKNINPDVYTFNILIDAFCKEGKMKEAKRILAVMMKQRMKPNVVTYSTLMDGFCLRNEVSKAKYIFNTMVQRGMMPNVKSYSIMINGFCKSKMLDEAINLFEEMHFKNIFPDTVTYSTLIDGLCKSGRISYAWELVDEMSDRGQQPDVITYNSFLHTLCRNHHLDKAIALVKKIKDQGIMLDLYTYSILIDGLCKGGRLNDALKVFNDLLAKGYNLNVVIYNTMICGLCNEGLFDEALDLLSKMEDKGCFPDAVTFEIMICALFESGENDKAEKLLREVIARGLL